In one Bacillus sp. PK3_68 genomic region, the following are encoded:
- a CDS encoding VOC family protein, whose product MSKPLTEKKPLMGNNVVNQLAFVVKDIEKASESFAKLLGIPKPEWFLTGDQSISKVVYRGQSTNSRSKLVFMNTPTVQIELIEPNEEPGTMREFLNTVGEGIHHIAFDVDSIKDRLPVLEKNGYSLLQSGEFTSSDGRYVYVDTISDLKTLVEMLESTEPRDIAPITECFNPLLGTNKVEQLALVVKNLDAAADAYCKLLGVEKPPIIQSGPRELTQVIYEGEPTEADSRYMFINTPMLQIELIEPGEAPSTWKSHLETYGEGVHHISFVVKDMDKNIKLLEEMGYPVIQSGNFWNGKGRYAYMDTTSTFKVIIELLEKFDS is encoded by the coding sequence GTGTCTAAGCCGCTGACTGAAAAAAAGCCATTAATGGGAAATAATGTAGTGAATCAACTCGCTTTTGTAGTAAAGGACATTGAAAAAGCTTCCGAATCGTTCGCTAAGCTTCTTGGCATCCCTAAGCCTGAATGGTTTTTAACAGGGGATCAGAGCATCTCCAAAGTGGTCTATCGTGGACAGTCAACAAATTCACGCAGCAAATTAGTTTTTATGAATACTCCAACTGTGCAAATTGAATTGATTGAGCCAAACGAAGAGCCAGGAACAATGCGTGAATTTTTAAATACTGTAGGAGAGGGGATTCATCATATTGCCTTTGATGTAGACTCTATTAAAGACAGGCTCCCCGTGTTAGAGAAAAACGGCTACTCACTTCTGCAAAGCGGGGAATTTACATCAAGTGACGGTCGTTATGTATATGTAGATACGATAAGTGATCTAAAGACGCTTGTAGAAATGCTTGAAAGTACGGAACCTAGAGACATTGCTCCAATTACGGAGTGTTTTAATCCTTTGCTTGGGACAAATAAAGTTGAACAACTTGCTCTGGTTGTCAAAAATCTTGACGCTGCAGCCGATGCATACTGTAAGTTGCTTGGGGTGGAAAAACCACCTATCATTCAATCAGGCCCAAGGGAGTTGACTCAGGTTATTTATGAAGGGGAGCCTACTGAAGCGGATTCTAGATACATGTTCATTAATACACCGATGTTGCAAATTGAGTTGATCGAACCAGGAGAGGCTCCAAGCACATGGAAAAGTCATTTAGAGACATATGGGGAAGGCGTTCATCACATTTCGTTTGTTGTAAAGGATATGGACAAAAACATCAAGCTGCTGGAGGAGATGGGGTACCCTGTTATCCAAAGCGGAAACTTTTGGAATGGCAAGGGAAGGTATGCTTACATGGATACAACCTCAACATTTAAAGTGATTATAGAGTTGCTTGAAAAGTTTGATTCCTAA
- the nadX gene encoding aspartate dehydrogenase, translating to MKLALIGGGNIGTFLLQSINIEETLPGTRIVGLYTRNEQSAKSLASEFKTESFADMESLLRSDADVVIEAANVQVVKDYAAAILKSGKDLVLSSVGALASLTFYKELEQICQEKGTRIHLPSGAIGGLDVLKAAKSIGELQSVSIITRKPPHALPGAPLDKEQLLFDGSAAEAIELFPKNINVSIILSLAGLGSDKTGVKIISDPAAKKNNHQIEAMGSFGKLTLQVENDPMPNNPKTSYLAALSVLAVLKSKDALIQVG from the coding sequence ATGAAATTAGCATTAATTGGCGGGGGAAATATCGGTACATTTCTTCTTCAAAGTATCAATATTGAAGAAACCCTTCCTGGGACGAGAATCGTTGGTCTTTATACACGGAATGAACAATCAGCCAAGAGCCTGGCTTCTGAATTTAAAACAGAATCTTTTGCTGATATGGAATCCCTTCTGCGGTCGGATGCAGATGTAGTTATCGAAGCGGCCAACGTTCAAGTAGTGAAAGATTATGCAGCAGCTATTCTGAAGAGCGGAAAAGATTTAGTACTAAGTAGCGTTGGAGCTTTGGCAAGTCTGACTTTTTACAAAGAATTAGAACAGATTTGCCAAGAAAAAGGGACGAGGATTCATCTGCCATCAGGAGCCATCGGCGGACTAGATGTGTTGAAGGCAGCGAAATCGATTGGGGAGTTGCAATCTGTTTCTATCATTACCAGAAAGCCCCCACATGCCTTGCCAGGCGCCCCTTTAGATAAAGAGCAGTTGTTATTTGATGGCTCGGCCGCAGAAGCTATTGAGTTATTTCCCAAAAACATAAATGTTTCTATTATTTTGTCTCTGGCAGGGCTAGGTTCGGATAAAACCGGTGTGAAAATTATTTCTGACCCGGCGGCAAAGAAAAACAATCATCAAATAGAAGCGATGGGGTCCTTTGGAAAATTGACGCTTCAAGTAGAAAATGATCCGATGCCCAATAATCCGAAAACGAGCTATTTGGCAGCGTTAAGTGTATTAGCCGTTTTGAAAAGTAAAGATGCACTTATTCAAGTGGGCTAA
- a CDS encoding aromatic ring-hydroxylating dioxygenase subunit alpha codes for MIKTKKSLEEMTQQETIDYLNETVRPEEGSIPVYVLGDPSVYELEHKQVFLKTWLFIGHESEIPNKNDFITRDLAGYSVIITRGSDDTIRGFYNMCTHRGMKLCRADKGNKASFTCPYHGFNFKNNGDLIGAPLQKDIYGGRLDKSKMGLNKIRIESYKGLLFGTWNEEAESLSEFLGDFKWYLDILVGRAEMEVLGAPQRFIVHSNWKIGADNFVGDSYHTMVTHGSIAKLGMVPNATYSRKGYQIYTENGHGLNLGTPNPDFAFPEELKEEYQSNLSEEQFDIMSNLKNMIGNIFPNLSFLISHTKVKGQLISNTSVRLWRPIDVDKMEVITWFLVEKNAPEDWKRRSRESFVLTFSPSGIFEQDDTEVFTDITAAASGPMPMLKELTYNYTMGMHRDPITEFAGPGVVYDDKFSEANQRNFYRYWLDLMSN; via the coding sequence ATGATCAAAACAAAAAAGAGTTTAGAAGAGATGACTCAACAAGAAACGATTGATTATTTAAATGAGACCGTACGTCCCGAGGAAGGCAGCATTCCTGTTTATGTATTGGGGGATCCGTCGGTTTATGAGCTTGAGCATAAACAAGTATTTTTAAAAACATGGTTGTTTATTGGTCACGAGTCTGAGATACCGAATAAAAATGATTTTATAACACGAGATCTAGCTGGATATTCAGTGATCATTACTAGAGGATCTGATGACACAATCAGAGGATTCTATAACATGTGTACTCACCGTGGCATGAAGCTTTGCCGGGCAGATAAAGGGAATAAAGCTTCATTTACTTGTCCTTATCATGGGTTTAATTTCAAAAACAATGGCGATCTGATTGGTGCTCCGCTGCAAAAGGATATTTATGGAGGCCGTCTCGATAAATCCAAAATGGGGTTGAACAAGATTCGGATTGAATCGTACAAAGGTCTTTTATTTGGTACTTGGAATGAAGAAGCGGAATCTTTATCAGAATTTTTAGGTGACTTCAAATGGTATCTTGATATTTTAGTCGGCCGAGCAGAAATGGAGGTACTAGGGGCCCCACAAAGGTTTATCGTGCACTCTAACTGGAAAATTGGTGCAGATAACTTCGTTGGTGATTCCTATCATACAATGGTTACTCACGGATCGATTGCTAAATTAGGGATGGTACCTAATGCTACCTACTCAAGAAAAGGCTATCAAATTTATACGGAAAATGGACATGGCTTAAATTTAGGTACTCCAAATCCGGATTTTGCCTTTCCGGAAGAACTAAAAGAAGAGTATCAATCAAATTTGTCTGAAGAACAGTTTGATATCATGTCTAACCTTAAAAATATGATCGGTAACATTTTCCCTAACCTCTCGTTTTTAATTTCTCATACAAAAGTGAAAGGACAGCTGATCTCTAACACGTCTGTTCGTCTTTGGCGCCCGATTGATGTGGACAAAATGGAAGTCATTACATGGTTTTTAGTTGAAAAAAATGCTCCCGAAGATTGGAAAAGACGTTCCAGAGAATCCTTTGTTCTCACGTTCAGTCCTTCTGGGATCTTTGAACAGGATGATACAGAGGTATTTACTGATATCACCGCAGCTGCATCTGGGCCAATGCCGATGTTGAAAGAGCTTACTTATAATTACACAATGGGTATGCATCGCGATCCGATTACTGAGTTTGCAGGGCCTGGAGTTGTTTACGATGATAAATTTTCTGAGGCCAATCAACGAAATTTTTATCGCTACTGGCTGGATTTAATGAGTAATTAA
- a CDS encoding aromatic-ring-hydroxylating dioxygenase subunit beta, which produces MNLERMAANYEFEQWLYREAKLLDDIDFDGWFNLMHPDLLYQMPVRVNKEGIERPDYSMDMFAFNDDIELLKIRVDRLKTDYAWAEIPPSRTRRLVNNVRLEEYTPNEKAVVSSYLLIYRSRSTDIHHDLISGERQDEFTFVDGEWKLSKRMFIIDQTTINTRNLAIFV; this is translated from the coding sequence ATGAATTTAGAAAGGATGGCAGCAAACTACGAATTTGAGCAATGGCTGTATCGGGAAGCAAAATTGCTTGATGACATTGATTTTGACGGCTGGTTTAACTTGATGCATCCTGATCTTTTATACCAGATGCCGGTTCGCGTTAATAAGGAGGGAATTGAGCGGCCGGATTATTCAATGGATATGTTTGCTTTTAATGATGATATTGAATTATTGAAAATTCGTGTAGATCGTCTAAAAACAGATTATGCCTGGGCTGAAATTCCACCGTCTCGCACGCGGCGTTTAGTGAATAATGTTCGCCTTGAAGAATACACTCCTAATGAAAAAGCGGTGGTTTCGAGTTATTTGCTTATCTATCGAAGCCGCAGCACAGACATTCATCACGATTTAATTTCAGGAGAACGGCAGGACGAATTTACTTTCGTAGATGGAGAGTGGAAGCTGTCCAAGCGGATGTTCATTATAGATCAAACAACCATAAATACAAGGAATCTTGCTATCTTTGTATAA
- a CDS encoding SDR family NAD(P)-dependent oxidoreductase, with product MALKDKVVLITGGASGIGEAVTRRFIQEGAKVSIIGRSEEKLAKMQEEFGESILTYQGDVSKYEDNEQAVQATVKQFGKLDVFIANAGVFDGFAKFADVTPDALSEAYDFLLDINVKGSFFGAKAVLEELQKTNGNIIFSVSGASFYPDGGGVWYTASKHAQIGLMRQLAFELAPHIRVNAVAPGGTLTALSVIPPLLPFVKVVDNETKASSIKKRNPLQIAQMPEDHVAAYVLLASDESRAITGEVISSDGGLAVRGLG from the coding sequence ATGGCCTTAAAAGATAAAGTAGTGTTAATTACAGGTGGCGCGTCAGGAATAGGAGAAGCTGTCACCCGGCGTTTCATCCAAGAAGGAGCCAAAGTGAGCATTATCGGCCGTTCTGAAGAGAAGTTAGCGAAAATGCAAGAAGAATTTGGTGAAAGTATCCTCACTTATCAGGGGGATGTAAGCAAGTATGAGGACAACGAGCAAGCGGTTCAAGCGACTGTTAAGCAATTTGGAAAGTTGGATGTTTTTATCGCGAACGCTGGTGTATTCGATGGGTTTGCTAAATTTGCCGATGTGACTCCTGATGCACTTTCTGAGGCATATGATTTCCTTCTTGATATTAATGTTAAGGGTTCTTTTTTTGGCGCGAAAGCAGTGCTTGAAGAACTGCAAAAAACAAATGGAAATATCATTTTTTCTGTGTCTGGTGCAAGTTTTTATCCTGATGGCGGCGGTGTTTGGTACACAGCGAGCAAGCATGCTCAAATCGGACTCATGCGCCAACTTGCATTCGAACTCGCACCCCACATCCGGGTAAATGCGGTAGCTCCGGGAGGAACACTGACCGCACTTTCAGTTATTCCACCACTGCTCCCGTTTGTTAAAGTCGTAGATAATGAGACAAAAGCAAGCAGCATTAAAAAACGTAATCCCCTTCAAATCGCCCAGATGCCAGAAGATCACGTAGCGGCATATGTACTGTTAGCATCTGACGAATCACGTGCGATTACCGGTGAAGTCATCTCCAGTGATGGGGGGTTAGCCGTTCGCGGGCTCGGATGA